From Entelurus aequoreus isolate RoL-2023_Sb linkage group LG22, RoL_Eaeq_v1.1, whole genome shotgun sequence, one genomic window encodes:
- the kif16ba gene encoding kinesin-like protein KIF16B isoform X3, whose translation MASVRVAVRVRPMDRREKELMAKCIIQMDGAKTTITNLKFPEGVSGDSTRVRTKTFTYDFSYDSADCKSSTFVSQDKVFRDLGSDVLKAAFEGYNACVFAYGQTGSGKSYTMMGNPGDAGLIPRICEGLFSRIAVSTRWDEASFRTEVSYLEIYNERVRDLLRRKSTQTYNLRVREHPKDGPYVEDLSKHLVQNYSDVEELMEAGNIKRTTASTGMNDVSSRSHAIFTINFTQAKFDAEMPSETLSKIHLVDLAGSERADSTGATGVRLTEGGNINKSLVSLGNVISALADLPQDGVYSNQKRKCVFVPYRDSVLTWLLKDSLGGNSKTIMIATVSPADVNYGETLSTLRYANRAKNIINKPTINEDANVRLIRELRAEIARLRALLVEGNQIALLDSPTALSMEEKLHQNEARVLELTKEWTNKWNETQNILKEETLALRKEGIGVVLDSELPHLIGIDDDLLSTGIILYHLKEGRTHVGREDASTEQDIILHGLDLESEHCVFENQNGKVTLVPLSGAQCCVNGVQVTAPTPLNQGAVILLGRTNMFRFNHPKEAAKLREKRKSGLLSSFSLSMSDLSQSCENLSTVMLYNPGLEFERQQREELDKLEVKRRLIKEMEAKQQSEKVELQRLQQEVESQRKEFEEVHQRILRQEESLRRRNQDMESLLRHLLMEKQRFEDRRSRLQEVQGGSEQEQDDEQKEIYRELEELQREREEQHVRLETERRRLQEQEKEQLSLFGRLQEQLREEEEVFLQSQEEAGRLEEEHRSLADIKELLLRAEEAGDGSMEAGNACTRYTDFKGAQVEELARLEETLQRWKEGLEKEVASMLPLSRNLKEEQELHSKQRQLRSVTQNFLPALALEKQRAEEVLDSPPGLQELLYQVEKELQEKEDKLELHRANARHLLHLQENLRFTADVGRQEENVRRKEKEILESKDKQQQEAMEEAVGRLERRHWALRCCTSLEEKGAHGEEQDMRTEGNCTTHLHTLQPLSDHRISAYIEEEVQRRLRNINLLNGLSLQEDKLPNKNNPPKSKYEPACAPVSGGSDQRICVYIPRYVLRGQGKDEHFEFEVKMSVQDDTWTVFRRYSRFREMHHSLRGKYPQLAALEFPPKKLFGNKDERMVAERRNHLERYLRSLFGVMLTSSGSPLCAEADGTLHLSKHSVCELSPFFKKGVFECGRHGTS comes from the exons ATGGCGTCGGTCCGGGTGGCTGTCCGGGTCAGACCCATGGACAGACG GGAGAAAGAGCTGATGGCCAAATGCATCATCCAGATGGACGGCGCCAAAACCACCATCACCAACCTGAAG TTCCCTGAAGGCGTCTCAGGGGACTCCACGAGGGTTCGGACAAAGACCTTCACGTATGACTTTTCCTACGACTCTGCCGATTGTAAGAGCTCCACCTTCGTCTCTCAGGACAAA GTCTTCAGAGATTTAGGCTCTGATGTGCTGAAGGCGGCGTTTGAGGGCTACAACGCCTGCGTCTTCGCTTACGGTCAGACGGGATCTGGGAAGTCCTACACCATGATGGGAAACCCA GGAGACGCGGGTTTGATCCCCAGGATCTGCGAAGGCTTGTTCAGCCGCATTGCAGTTTCCACACGATGGGACGAAGCTTCTTTTCGCACTGAAGTCAG CTACTTGGAGATCTACAACGAGCGCGTGAGGGACCTGCTGAGAAGGAAGTCCACTCAGACGTACAACCTGAGGGTGAGGGAGCACCCAAAGGACGGACCCTACGTAGAAG ATCTGTCCAAACACCTGGTCCAGAACTACAGCGACGTGGAGGAGCTGATGGAGGCGGGAAATATCAAGCGCACCACCGCCAGCACCGGCATGAATGACGTCAGCAGCCGCTCGCACGCCATCTTCACCATCAACTTCACGCAG GCCAAGTTTGATGCTGAGATGCCCAGTGAGACGCTCAGCAAGATCCACCTGGTTGACCTGGCTGGGAGCGAGCGGGCGGACTCCACCGGGGCAACAGGGGTCCGGCTGACAGAAGGCGGCAACATCAACAAGTCTCTGGTCAGCCTGGGCAACGTCATCTCAGCTCTgg CTGATTTGCCGCAGGACGGCGTCTACAGCAACCAGAAGAGGAAGTGTGTCTTCGTGCCGTACAGAGACTCTGTGCTCACGTGGCTGCTGAAGGACAGCCTGGGCGGCAACTCCAAGACCATCATGATCGCCA CCGTCTCCCCTGCCGACGTCAACTACGGTGAGACGCTCAGCACGCTGCGCTACGCCAACCGCGCCAAGAACATCATCAACAAGCCCACCATCAACGAGGACGCCAACGTCAGGCTGATTAGGGAACTGCGGGCGGAAATCGCCCGACTGAGGGCGCTGCTGGTGGAGGGCAACCAG ATTGCCCTGCTGGACTCTCCCACTGCGCTCAGCATGGAGGAGAAGCTGCACCAGAACGAAGCCAGA gtgctgGAGTTGACTAAAGAGTGGACCAACAAGTGGAATGAAACCCAGAACATCCTCAAG GAGGAGACGTTGGCGCTGAGGAAGGAGGGCATCGGCGTGGTCCTGGACTCCGAGCTGCCTCACCTCATCGGCATCGACGACGACCTCCTCAGCACCGGCATCATCTTGTACCACCTTAAG GAGGGACGCACGCACGTGGGCAGAGAGGACGCGTCCACAGAGCAGGACATCA TTCTGCACGGTTTAGACCTGGAGAGCGAGCACTGCGTGTTTGAGAACCAGAACGGCAAAGTGACGCTGGTACCGCTCAGCGGGGCTCAGTGTTGTGTCAATGGGGTCCAGGTGACCGCGCCCACTCCGCTCAATCAAG GTGCCGTCATCCTGCTGGGCAGAACCAACATGTTCCGCTTCAACCACCCCAAAGAGGCGGCCAAGCTGCGAGAGAAACGCAAA AGTGGCCTGCTGTCCTCCTTCAGTCTGTCCATGAGCGACCTGTCCCAGTCCTGCGAGAACCTGTCCACCGTCATGCTGTACAACCCAGG GCTGGAGTTTGAGCGTCAGCAACGCGAGGAGCTGGACAAGTTGGAGGTGAAGAG GAGGCTGATCAAGGAGATGGAGGCCAAGCAGCAGAGCGAGAAGGTGGAGCTGCAACGCCTCCAGCAGGAGGTGGAGAGCCAACGCAAAGAGTTTGAGGAGGTGCATCAGAGGATCCTGCGCCAGGAGGAGAGCCTTCGCCGCCGCAATCAGGACATGGAGAGCCTCCTGCGCCACCTCCTGATGGAGAAGCAGCGCTTTGAGGATCGACGCTCCCGGCTCCAGGAGGTGCAGGGAGGTTCGGAGCAAGAGCAAGATGACGAACAGAAGGAGATATACCGAGAGCTGGAGGAGCTGCAGAGGGAGCGTGAGGAGCAGCACGTGCGTCTGGAGACTGAGAGGAGGCGCCTGCAGGAGCAGGAAAAGGAGCAGCTCAGCCTGTTTGGGAGGCTGCAGGAGCAGCTGAGGGAGGAAGAGGAGGTCTTCCTGCAGAGCCAGGAGGAGGCAGGCCGCCTTGAGGAGGAGCATCGATCGCTGGCAGACATCAAGGAGTTACTTCTACGGGCCGAGGAGGCGGGAGATGGCAGTATGGAGGCGGGGAATGCTTGCACCCGCTACACCGACTTTAAAGGAGCTCAGGTGGAGGAGCTGGCACGCCTCGAGGAGACGCTTCAGCGGTGGAAAGAAGGTTTGGAGAAGGAGGTTGCCTCTATGCTCCCTCTGTCCCGCAACCTGAAGGAGGAGCAGGAGCTGCACTCCAAGCAGCGCCAGCTGAGGAGCGTAACTCAGAACTTTCTCCCGGCACTGGCCCTTGAGAAGCAGCGAGCGGAGGAGGTGCTCGACAGTCCTCCCGGCCTACAGGAGCTCCTGTACCAGGTGGAGAAGGAGCTGCAGGAGAAGGAGGACAAGCTGGAGCTGCACCGGGCCAACGCTCGGCACCTCCTGCACCTCCAGGAGAACCTCCGGTTCACGGCCGACGTGGGCCGCCAAGAAGAAAATGTGAGGCGCAAGGAGAAGGAGATCCTGGAGTCCAAAGACAAGCAGCAGCAGGAGGCCATGGAGGAGGCAGTGGGCCGACTGGAGAGGAGGCACTGGGCCCTCAGATGCTGCACCTCCTTGGAGGAGAAAGGAGCACACGG GGAGGAGCAGGACATGCGCACCGAGGGGAACTGCACGACTCACCTGCACACACTTCAGCCGCTCTCAGACCATAG GATCAGCGCCTACATCGAGGAGGAGGTGCAGAGGAGGCTACGCAACATCAACCTCCTGAATGGCCTGTCTCTCCAG GAAGACAAACTGCCAAATAAGAATAATCCTCCAAAGTCCAAATATGAG CCGGCGTGCGCTCCGGTCAGCGGCGGTTCTGACCAGCGGATCTGTGTTTACATCCCTCGCTACGTCCTTCGGGGTCAAGGCAAGGACGAGCACTTTGAGTTTGAGGTCAAG ATGAGCGTGCAAGACGACACGTGGACCGTGTTCCGCCGCTACAGCCGCTTCCGAGAGATGCACCACAGCCTCAGGGGTAAATATCCTCAG CTGGCAGCGCTGGAATTTCCTCCCAAGAAACTATTTGGGAACAAAGATGAAAGAATGGTCGCTGAACGCAGGAACCACCTGGAG cggtACTTGAGGAGTCTGTTCGGCGTGATGCTGACGTCGTCAGGATCGCCGCTGTGTGCGGAGGCAGACGGAACATTGCACCTTTCCAAACATTCCGTGTGCGAGCTGTCGCCCTTCTTCAAGAAAGGCGTGTTCGAGTGCGGCCGTCACGGAACCAGCTGA